The proteins below are encoded in one region of Rhizobacter sp.:
- a CDS encoding integration host factor subunit beta, whose translation MTRSDLVAKLAEQFGQLTHRDTEFAVKTILDAMSDALARGHRIEIRGFGSFSINRRPPRVGRNPRSGEQVVIPEKLVPHFKPGKALREAVDARGDALEAAAAAQAAAASSSAEPST comes from the coding sequence ATGACGCGCTCCGATCTCGTTGCAAAGCTGGCCGAGCAATTCGGCCAACTGACCCACCGTGACACGGAGTTCGCCGTCAAGACCATCCTGGATGCGATGTCCGACGCGCTTGCGCGCGGGCACCGCATCGAGATCCGCGGGTTCGGCAGCTTCTCGATCAACCGCCGGCCGCCGCGCGTGGGCCGCAACCCGCGCTCCGGCGAGCAGGTGGTGATCCCTGAGAAGCTGGTGCCGCATTTCAAACCGGGCAAGGCGCTTCGCGAAGCCGTCGACGCCCGTGGCGACGCTCTGGAAGCCGCCGCAGCTGCACAAGCTGCAGCGGCCTCTTCGTCCGCCGAGCCCAGCACCTGA
- a CDS encoding bifunctional 3-phosphoshikimate 1-carboxyvinyltransferase/cytidylate kinase has translation MYTTPFLDLPPLQSAHGTVRLPGSKSISNRVLLLAGLSHGTTTVYDLLDSDDTQVMLTALRQLGCDVQTDGTTVRITGLGGALSVKQAQLFLGNAGTAMRPLTAALAVLSAQGGGEFDLKGVPRMHERPIGDLIDALRQLGCTIEYLGQDGYPPLRLKGGALRTTDPIRVRGDVSSQFLTALLLALPLVSQANPITIEVVGELISKPYVEITLNLLQRFGIEVQRDGWQRFTIPQGSEYRSPGSIHVEADASSASYFIALGAIAGFESWPVRIEGVGSDSIQGDIRFIEAARLMGAEVTSGPGWLEVRRGAWPLKAITLDCNHIPDAAMTLAVMALYADGTTRLNNIASWRVKETDRIAAMATELRKLGATVAEGHDFIEITPPTAWTPAAIHTYDDHRVAMCFSLAAYNPARQPVRILDPRCVAKTFPDYFETLFAVARTDTPSIPVITVDGPTASGKGTLASAVAQALGYHFLDSGALYRATALAAMQAGVSETDEAGLAAVAAGLKLRFTHQQIWLGGTEVSDELRREDVGAMASKVSVWPAVRAALLQLQLSHRRLPGLVADGRDMGTVIFPAAQLKVFVVASAAVRAERRHKQLISKGISTSIDVLRADLEARDARDKSRTASPLKPAEDAMVLDNSELSVDQCVAQVLEWWQQRNPFGQA, from the coding sequence ATGTACACCACGCCGTTCCTTGACCTCCCCCCGCTGCAGTCGGCCCACGGCACCGTGCGGCTGCCCGGCTCCAAGAGCATTTCCAACCGCGTGCTCCTGCTGGCCGGCCTGAGCCACGGCACCACCACCGTCTACGACCTGCTCGACTCCGACGACACGCAGGTCATGCTGACCGCCCTGCGCCAGCTCGGCTGCGACGTGCAGACCGACGGCACCACGGTGCGCATCACCGGCCTGGGCGGCGCGCTCTCGGTGAAGCAGGCGCAGCTCTTCCTTGGCAACGCCGGCACGGCGATGCGACCGTTGACGGCGGCCCTCGCGGTGCTCAGCGCGCAAGGCGGTGGCGAGTTCGACCTCAAGGGCGTGCCGCGCATGCACGAGCGGCCGATCGGCGACCTGATCGACGCCTTGCGCCAGCTGGGCTGCACGATCGAGTACCTGGGGCAAGACGGCTACCCGCCGCTGCGGCTCAAAGGCGGCGCGCTTCGCACCACCGACCCGATCCGCGTGCGCGGCGATGTATCGAGCCAGTTCCTGACCGCGCTGCTGCTCGCGTTGCCGCTGGTCTCACAAGCCAATCCGATCACCATCGAGGTGGTCGGCGAGCTGATCTCCAAGCCGTATGTCGAGATCACGCTGAACCTGCTGCAGCGCTTCGGCATTGAGGTGCAGCGTGACGGCTGGCAACGGTTCACCATCCCGCAAGGCAGCGAGTACCGCTCGCCGGGCAGCATCCACGTCGAGGCCGATGCGTCATCGGCCTCCTATTTCATCGCCCTTGGTGCGATTGCCGGCTTCGAAAGCTGGCCCGTCCGCATCGAAGGTGTGGGCAGTGACTCGATCCAGGGCGACATCCGCTTCATCGAGGCCGCTCGCCTGATGGGCGCCGAAGTCACGAGCGGCCCCGGCTGGCTGGAGGTGCGCCGCGGCGCCTGGCCGCTCAAGGCGATCACGCTCGACTGCAACCACATCCCCGACGCGGCCATGACGCTCGCCGTGATGGCGCTCTACGCCGACGGCACCACGCGCCTGAACAACATCGCGAGCTGGCGCGTCAAGGAGACCGACCGCATCGCCGCGATGGCCACCGAACTGCGCAAGCTGGGCGCCACCGTCGCCGAAGGCCACGATTTCATCGAGATCACGCCGCCGACCGCCTGGACGCCCGCCGCCATCCACACCTACGACGACCACCGTGTGGCCATGTGCTTCTCGCTGGCGGCCTACAACCCGGCCCGCCAGCCGGTTCGCATCCTCGACCCGCGCTGCGTGGCCAAGACCTTCCCCGACTACTTCGAGACGCTCTTCGCCGTCGCCCGCACCGACACGCCGTCGATCCCCGTGATCACGGTCGACGGCCCGACCGCGTCGGGTAAAGGCACGCTGGCGAGTGCCGTCGCCCAGGCCCTGGGCTACCACTTCCTCGATTCCGGCGCCCTCTACCGCGCCACCGCCCTGGCGGCGATGCAGGCCGGCGTGTCCGAAACCGACGAAGCCGGGCTCGCCGCCGTGGCCGCGGGTCTGAAGCTCAGGTTCACCCACCAGCAGATCTGGCTGGGCGGCACCGAGGTCAGCGACGAGCTGCGCCGCGAAGACGTGGGCGCGATGGCGTCCAAGGTCTCGGTCTGGCCGGCCGTGCGCGCTGCCCTGCTCCAGCTCCAGCTCTCCCACCGCCGCCTGCCCGGCCTGGTGGCCGATGGGCGAGACATGGGCACCGTCATCTTCCCTGCTGCCCAGCTCAAGGTCTTCGTCGTCGCCAGCGCCGCCGTGCGGGCCGAAAGGCGCCATAAGCAATTGATTTCCAAGGGAATTTCGACTAGTATCGATGTCCTTCGTGCCGACCTCGAGGCCCGGGACGCGCGGGACAAATCCCGCACCGCCTCACCCCTCAAACCAGCCGAAGACGCGATGGTGCTCGACAACTCCGAGCTCTCGGTCGACCAGTGTGTCGCCCAGGTGCTGGAGTGGTGGCAGCAACGCAACCCGTTCGGTCAAGCCTGA
- the rfaE1 gene encoding D-glycero-beta-D-manno-heptose-7-phosphate kinase — MSQPVVTRERVAAARVLVVGDAMLDRYWFGAVERISPEAPVPVVKVNREEERLGGAANVALNAKTLGAQTTLLTVVGQDEPAKKLQQLLEQKGVKTLLGHDPQLYTIVKLRIIGRSQQLIRIDFENAPDHEVLAGMLPEFEKALQEHDVVLFSDYGKGGLEHIPRMIELARKAGKPVLVDPKGNDYERYAGATTITPNRAELAQVIGNWSSEAQLHERAEALRKKLRLDSLVLTRSEEGMSVFDAQGETRFHAQAREVFDVTGAGDTVIATLAAMLACGLSVQEAVPVANKAGGLAVGKFGNATLTYEELFA, encoded by the coding sequence ATGTCTCAACCCGTCGTCACGCGCGAACGCGTCGCCGCGGCCCGCGTGCTCGTCGTCGGCGATGCGATGCTCGACCGCTACTGGTTCGGCGCCGTCGAGCGCATCTCGCCCGAAGCGCCGGTGCCCGTCGTCAAGGTCAACCGTGAAGAAGAGCGCCTGGGTGGCGCCGCCAACGTCGCGCTCAACGCCAAGACCCTCGGCGCGCAGACCACGCTGCTCACCGTCGTCGGCCAGGACGAACCTGCCAAGAAGCTGCAGCAACTGCTGGAACAGAAAGGCGTGAAGACGCTCCTCGGCCACGACCCGCAGCTCTACACCATCGTCAAGCTGCGCATCATCGGCCGCTCGCAGCAGCTGATCCGCATCGACTTCGAGAACGCGCCCGACCATGAAGTGCTGGCCGGCATGCTGCCCGAGTTCGAGAAGGCGCTGCAGGAGCACGACGTGGTGCTCTTCTCCGACTACGGCAAGGGCGGCCTCGAGCACATCCCGCGCATGATCGAACTCGCCCGCAAGGCCGGCAAGCCGGTGCTGGTCGACCCGAAAGGCAACGACTACGAGCGTTATGCCGGCGCCACCACCATCACGCCCAACCGCGCCGAGCTGGCCCAGGTGATCGGCAACTGGAGCAGCGAAGCGCAGCTCCATGAGCGCGCCGAAGCCCTCAGAAAGAAGCTACGCCTCGACAGCCTCGTGCTGACCCGATCCGAAGAAGGCATGTCGGTGTTTGACGCCCAAGGCGAGACCCGCTTCCACGCACAGGCGCGCGAGGTGTTCGACGTCACCGGCGCCGGCGACACCGTGATCGCCACGCTCGCCGCCATGCTGGCCTGCGGCCTCTCGGTGCAAGAAGCCGTGCCCGTGGCCAACAAGGCCGGCGGCCTGGCCGTGGGCAAGTTCGGCAACGCGACCCTGACCTACGAGGAGCTCTTCGCATGA
- the rfaD gene encoding ADP-glyceromanno-heptose 6-epimerase gives MSTKVVVTGAAGMIGSNIVHGLNAIGIDDVIAVDDLTDGPKYRNLLGAKISDYFDKSDFYTRFARGEFGKVEAVLHQGACSDTMEHNGRYMLDTNYRCSKDLLDACQAQGVRLLYASSAATYGGSDTFREDPQFEKPLNVYGYSKLLFDNVVRRMLSTSKSQVAGFRYFNVYGPREQHKARMASVAFHNFNEFREKGRVRLFGPYGGYNAGEQSRDFISVDDVVAVNLWFLQHPQKSGIFNLGTGRAQPFNDVAAAVVNASRGLKGEAPLSLTELVTKGLIEYFDFPSALVGKYQCYTQADMTQLRAAGCDHRFADVTTGVTRYVQWLNQQPA, from the coding sequence ATGAGCACGAAAGTGGTGGTGACCGGCGCTGCCGGCATGATCGGCAGCAACATCGTCCACGGCTTGAACGCCATCGGCATCGACGACGTGATCGCCGTCGACGACCTGACCGACGGCCCGAAGTACCGCAACCTGCTCGGCGCGAAGATCAGCGACTACTTCGACAAGAGCGACTTCTATACCCGCTTCGCCCGCGGCGAGTTCGGCAAGGTCGAGGCCGTGCTGCACCAGGGCGCCTGCTCCGACACGATGGAGCACAACGGGCGCTACATGCTCGACACCAACTACCGCTGCTCGAAAGACCTGCTCGACGCCTGCCAGGCCCAGGGCGTGCGGCTGCTCTACGCCTCGTCGGCCGCCACCTACGGCGGCAGCGACACCTTCCGCGAAGACCCGCAGTTCGAGAAGCCGCTCAACGTCTACGGCTACTCCAAGCTGCTGTTCGACAACGTGGTGCGGCGCATGCTGTCGACCAGCAAGAGCCAGGTGGCCGGCTTCCGCTACTTCAACGTCTACGGCCCACGCGAGCAGCACAAGGCCCGCATGGCCTCGGTGGCCTTCCACAACTTCAACGAGTTCCGCGAGAAGGGCCGCGTGCGCCTCTTCGGGCCCTACGGTGGCTACAACGCGGGCGAGCAGTCGCGCGACTTCATCTCGGTCGACGACGTGGTCGCGGTGAACCTGTGGTTCCTGCAGCACCCCCAGAAGAGCGGCATCTTCAACCTCGGCACCGGCCGCGCACAGCCTTTCAACGACGTAGCCGCTGCCGTGGTCAACGCCTCTCGCGGCCTCAAGGGCGAAGCACCGTTGTCGCTCACCGAGCTTGTGACGAAGGGCCTGATTGAGTACTTCGACTTCCCGTCCGCCCTCGTCGGCAAGTACCAGTGCTACACGCAGGCCGACATGACACAGCTGCGCGCTGCCGGCTGCGACCACCGCTTTGCCGACGTCACGACGGGCGTCACGCGCTACGTGCAGTGGCTCAACCAACAACCGGCCTGA
- the lapB gene encoding lipopolysaccharide assembly protein LapB — MNFDLQWLLLGLPIAFALGWLGSRLDLRQWKREQHDSPKAYFKGLNLLLNEQQDKAIDAFIEAVQHDPDTSDLHFALGNLFRRRGEYERAVRVHQHLVSRADLPKTERDRAQHALAQDFMKAGLFDRAEEAYQALEGTAFATEAQLALLTLHERSRDWRAAVEVAQKLERSGTASFASRIAHYWCELAQEADARKQSAEADDALRHAREAAPLSARPIVLAGQRAHARGDHAQALALWGELLAAHTTAFNLVARDYAASALACGEQAAALERLQGLYRRAPTMDLLAAIATLDPAPAAQRARVLTHLQEQPTLSAAQELLRQMTTEGFALDANEAQSLRTAVGRAAKPLQRYRCAACGFEAQHYFWQCPGCLSWDSYPPQRLEDL, encoded by the coding sequence ATGAACTTTGACCTCCAGTGGCTCCTGCTGGGCCTGCCGATCGCGTTTGCGCTGGGCTGGTTGGGCTCGCGCCTCGACCTGCGCCAATGGAAGCGCGAGCAGCACGACTCGCCCAAGGCCTACTTCAAGGGCCTGAACCTGCTGCTCAATGAACAGCAGGACAAGGCCATCGACGCCTTCATCGAAGCCGTCCAGCATGACCCCGACACCTCTGACTTGCACTTCGCCCTCGGCAACCTGTTTCGCCGCCGCGGCGAGTACGAACGCGCCGTGCGCGTGCACCAGCACCTGGTGAGCCGCGCCGATTTGCCCAAGACCGAGCGTGACCGCGCGCAGCACGCCCTGGCACAAGACTTCATGAAGGCCGGCCTCTTCGACCGCGCCGAGGAAGCCTACCAAGCACTCGAAGGCACGGCCTTCGCCACCGAAGCCCAGCTCGCGTTGCTGACGCTGCACGAGCGCTCGCGCGACTGGCGTGCCGCGGTCGAGGTCGCCCAGAAGCTGGAACGCAGCGGCACGGCCTCGTTCGCCTCGCGCATCGCGCACTACTGGTGTGAACTGGCCCAGGAGGCCGACGCGCGCAAGCAGAGTGCCGAGGCCGACGACGCCTTGCGCCACGCCCGCGAAGCCGCGCCGCTGTCGGCCCGCCCGATCGTGCTCGCCGGCCAGCGCGCCCACGCGCGCGGCGACCACGCTCAGGCATTGGCGCTCTGGGGAGAGCTGCTGGCCGCCCACACCACCGCCTTCAACCTCGTGGCACGCGACTACGCCGCCAGCGCCCTGGCCTGCGGTGAACAGGCTGCCGCGCTGGAGCGCCTGCAAGGCCTCTACCGCCGCGCCCCGACGATGGACCTGCTCGCGGCCATCGCCACGCTCGACCCCGCGCCGGCCGCGCAGCGCGCCCGCGTGCTCACCCACCTGCAGGAGCAGCCCACGCTGTCGGCCGCACAAGAGCTGCTGCGCCAGATGACCACCGAAGGCTTTGCGCTCGACGCCAACGAAGCGCAAAGCCTGCGCACTGCGGTCGGCCGTGCTGCCAAACCCTTGCAGCGCTATCGCTGCGCCGCCTGCGGCTTCGAAGCCCAGCACTATTTCTGGCAATGCCCGGGCTGCCTCAGCTGGGACAGCTACCCGCCGCAACGCCTGGAGGATCTCTGA
- the rpsA gene encoding 30S ribosomal protein S1, with protein MPQAQTAAPAGMESFAALFEESLNKSEMRAGEVITAEVVRVEHNFVVVNAGLKSEAYVPIDEFKNDQGELEVQPGDFVSVAIDAVENGYGDTILSRDKAKRLASWLSLEKALESGEFVVGTVNGKVKGGLTVLVNGIRAFLPGSLLDTRPVKDMSPFEGKTMEFKVIKLDRKRNNVVLSRRAVVEASMGEERAKLLGTLSEGAIVTGVVKNITEYGAFVDLGGIDGLLHITDMAWRRVRHPSEVVQVGQELQAKVLKFDAEKNRVSLGIKQLGDDPWHGVSRRYPQGTRLFGKVTNIADYGAFVEIEPGIEGLVHVSEMDWTNKNVAPSKIVSLGDEVEVMVLEIDEDKRRISLGMKQCKANPWEEFSGTVQRGDKVKGPVKSITDFGVFIGLAQGIDGLVHLSDLSWNEPGEAAVRNYKKGQEVEAIVLAVDVERERISLGIKQLDSDPFTSYTSVNDRGQIVTGKVKTVDARGAEIQLNDDVTGYLRASEISRDRVEDARNVLKEGDEVSALIINVDRKTRSIQLSIKAKDSADQQEAMQRLSASNERETAGTTSLGALLRAKLDNKDNG; from the coding sequence ATGCCTCAAGCACAAACCGCCGCCCCTGCCGGGATGGAATCCTTTGCCGCCCTGTTCGAAGAATCTCTGAACAAATCGGAGATGCGCGCAGGCGAAGTCATCACGGCCGAAGTCGTGCGCGTCGAGCACAACTTCGTGGTGGTGAACGCAGGCCTCAAGTCCGAAGCCTACGTGCCCATCGATGAATTCAAGAACGACCAGGGTGAGCTCGAAGTTCAGCCTGGCGATTTCGTCTCCGTCGCGATCGATGCCGTTGAAAACGGCTACGGCGACACCATCCTCTCGCGCGACAAGGCCAAGCGCCTCGCCTCGTGGCTGTCGCTCGAGAAGGCGCTGGAGTCCGGCGAGTTCGTCGTCGGTACCGTCAACGGCAAGGTCAAGGGTGGCCTGACCGTCCTGGTCAACGGCATCCGCGCCTTCCTGCCCGGCTCGCTGCTCGACACGCGTCCTGTCAAAGACATGTCGCCGTTCGAAGGCAAGACGATGGAATTCAAGGTCATCAAGCTCGACCGCAAGCGCAACAACGTCGTGCTGTCGCGCCGTGCCGTGGTCGAAGCCTCGATGGGTGAAGAGCGCGCCAAGCTGCTCGGCACGCTCTCCGAAGGCGCCATCGTCACCGGCGTGGTCAAGAACATCACCGAGTACGGTGCGTTCGTCGACCTCGGCGGCATCGACGGCCTGCTGCACATCACCGACATGGCCTGGCGCCGTGTCCGCCACCCGAGCGAAGTCGTTCAGGTCGGCCAGGAACTGCAAGCCAAGGTCCTCAAGTTCGACGCCGAGAAGAACCGCGTTTCGCTGGGCATCAAGCAGCTGGGCGACGACCCGTGGCACGGCGTGTCGCGCCGCTACCCGCAAGGCACCCGCCTCTTCGGCAAGGTCACGAACATCGCCGACTACGGCGCTTTCGTCGAGATCGAGCCGGGCATCGAAGGCCTGGTGCACGTCTCCGAGATGGACTGGACCAACAAGAACGTTGCTCCGAGCAAGATCGTCTCGCTCGGCGACGAAGTCGAAGTCATGGTCCTCGAGATCGACGAAGACAAGCGCCGCATCAGCCTGGGCATGAAGCAGTGCAAGGCCAACCCGTGGGAAGAGTTCTCCGGCACGGTCCAGCGCGGCGACAAGGTCAAGGGCCCGGTGAAGTCGATCACCGACTTCGGCGTGTTCATCGGCCTGGCACAAGGCATCGACGGCCTGGTGCACCTGTCCGACCTCTCGTGGAACGAGCCCGGCGAAGCCGCGGTCCGCAACTACAAGAAGGGCCAGGAAGTCGAAGCCATCGTGCTGGCCGTCGACGTGGAGCGCGAGCGCATCTCGCTCGGCATCAAGCAGCTCGACAGCGATCCGTTCACCAGCTACACCTCGGTCAACGACCGTGGCCAGATCGTGACCGGCAAGGTCAAGACGGTCGACGCCCGTGGCGCCGAGATCCAGCTGAACGACGACGTGACCGGCTACCTGCGTGCCTCTGAAATCAGCCGCGACCGCGTGGAAGACGCGCGCAACGTGCTGAAGGAAGGTGACGAAGTCTCCGCCCTGATCATCAACGTCGACCGCAAGACGCGTTCGATCCAGTTGTCGATCAAGGCCAAGGACAGCGCCGACCAGCAAGAAGCCATGCAGCGCCTGTCGGCCAGCAACGAGCGTGAGACCGCAGGCACCACCAGCCTCGGCGCCCTGCTCCGCGCGAAGCTCGACAACAAGGACAACGGCTGA
- a CDS encoding prephenate dehydrogenase/arogenate dehydrogenase family protein yields the protein MFNQLGVIGCGLMGGSFALALKRAGLVKRVIGYSKSPSTTERAKKMGVIDDTAESALLAVSGSDIVIMAVPVSASEATFKAIRHLVEPGVLFMDVGSTKRDVVDAARRVLKERVGSFVPAHPIAGKEVSGVAHADASLYAGRQVIITPLPQTDAELVQKATDVWSAIGAQVLRMTPENHDAAFAAVSHLPHMLAFAFFNSVAKQPAGRDFLSLAGPGFRDFTRIAASDPEVWRDILMSNREEILKQSMRFRHTLDALEHVIKTSNVEALEDLIRSASDARANWQMGAGKSGSSR from the coding sequence ATGTTTAACCAGCTTGGCGTGATCGGATGCGGCCTGATGGGCGGCTCCTTCGCCCTTGCCCTCAAGCGGGCCGGCCTGGTCAAGCGCGTCATCGGCTACAGCAAGTCGCCGTCGACCACCGAGCGTGCGAAGAAGATGGGCGTGATCGACGACACCGCCGAATCGGCACTGCTCGCGGTCTCGGGCTCCGACATCGTGATCATGGCCGTGCCGGTCTCGGCCAGCGAAGCCACCTTCAAGGCCATCCGCCACCTGGTGGAGCCGGGCGTGCTCTTCATGGACGTGGGCTCGACCAAGCGCGACGTGGTCGATGCGGCCCGGCGCGTCCTGAAGGAGCGCGTCGGCTCGTTCGTCCCGGCCCACCCCATCGCCGGCAAGGAAGTGTCGGGCGTGGCCCATGCCGACGCCTCGCTCTACGCGGGTCGTCAGGTCATCATCACCCCGCTGCCGCAGACCGATGCGGAGCTGGTGCAGAAAGCCACCGACGTCTGGTCAGCCATCGGCGCCCAGGTGCTGCGCATGACGCCGGAGAACCACGACGCCGCCTTCGCCGCCGTGAGCCACCTGCCGCACATGCTGGCCTTCGCCTTCTTCAACTCGGTGGCCAAGCAGCCGGCCGGGCGCGATTTCCTCTCGCTGGCCGGCCCCGGCTTCCGCGATTTCACCCGCATCGCCGCGAGCGACCCCGAGGTGTGGCGCGACATCCTGATGTCGAACCGCGAAGAGATCCTCAAGCAGTCGATGCGCTTCCGGCACACGCTGGATGCGCTCGAACACGTCATCAAGACCAGCAACGTCGAGGCGCTCGAGGACTTGATCCGCAGCGCCTCGGATGCCCGCGCCAACTGGCAGATGGGCGCCGGCAAGTCCGGTTCGTCTCGCTGA
- a CDS encoding DUF1049 domain-containing protein yields the protein MRIFIWLARAALFFVLLAFALNNQHEASLKWFFGHEWRTPMVFVVLAAFTLGCVFGVLAMVPSWWRARQAVLRRKTDDGAQGPSVDSRNTDPALPSDARLLQHEL from the coding sequence ATGCGCATCTTCATCTGGCTCGCTCGAGCCGCCCTCTTCTTCGTCCTGCTTGCTTTCGCGCTGAACAACCAGCACGAGGCCAGCCTCAAATGGTTCTTCGGCCACGAGTGGCGCACGCCCATGGTGTTCGTCGTGCTCGCGGCGTTCACGCTCGGCTGCGTGTTCGGTGTGCTCGCAATGGTGCCCAGCTGGTGGCGCGCCCGCCAGGCCGTCCTGCGTCGGAAGACAGACGATGGCGCACAGGGCCCCAGCGTCGACTCGCGCAACACCGACCCCGCCCTGCCCTCCGACGCCCGCCTGCTCCAGCATGAACTTTGA
- a CDS encoding patatin-like phospholipase family protein, whose translation MPETNPTTGLILTGGGARAAYQVGVLKAVAKIRRDAAPWQYGNPFPVITGTSAGAINAAALATHCDDFDGAVKAMARVWENFRAEQVYRSDALGVIRTGARWLTMMSLGWVIARWRRARLRSLLDNSPLEQLLSEMVAVKRLPEVMKSGHLQALAITASSYSSGTHVTFYDALQEFSPWNRSQRVAVRSPITVQHLLASAAIPFVFPAVPLDFDGVTEYFGDGSMRQSAPISPAVHLGARRILVIGAGRMHEPPGRRKVSGAYPNFAQIAGHALSNIFLDALAVDVERLQRINNTLSLLPPEALAGTSLRPIEVLVIAPSQRLDDLAAKHVSALPTSIRALLRGIGVSGKGSDTRGAALASYLLFEQAYTRELVALGWADTMARRDEVTGFFGWERRRERRGPVPDTDFQTTELE comes from the coding sequence ATGCCCGAGACGAATCCGACGACTGGTTTGATCCTCACCGGCGGCGGCGCACGCGCTGCCTACCAGGTGGGCGTGCTGAAGGCAGTGGCGAAGATCCGGCGTGACGCCGCGCCCTGGCAATACGGCAACCCCTTTCCCGTGATCACCGGCACCTCGGCCGGGGCCATCAACGCGGCGGCGCTGGCCACGCATTGCGACGACTTCGACGGCGCGGTCAAGGCGATGGCCCGTGTGTGGGAGAACTTCCGCGCCGAGCAGGTGTACCGCAGCGATGCACTGGGCGTCATCCGCACCGGCGCACGCTGGCTCACGATGATGTCGCTTGGCTGGGTGATTGCCCGCTGGCGCCGCGCGAGGCTGCGCTCGCTGCTCGACAACAGCCCGCTGGAGCAACTGCTGAGCGAGATGGTGGCGGTGAAGCGGCTGCCCGAGGTGATGAAGTCGGGCCACCTGCAGGCGCTGGCGATCACCGCGTCGAGCTACAGCTCGGGCACGCACGTGACCTTCTACGATGCCCTGCAGGAGTTTTCTCCCTGGAACCGCTCACAGCGCGTGGCGGTGCGCTCGCCGATCACCGTGCAGCATCTCTTGGCGTCGGCGGCGATCCCCTTTGTCTTCCCGGCCGTGCCGCTCGACTTCGACGGCGTGACCGAATACTTCGGCGACGGCTCGATGCGCCAGTCGGCCCCCATCTCGCCCGCCGTGCACCTGGGCGCACGCCGCATTCTCGTGATCGGTGCCGGCCGCATGCACGAGCCGCCCGGGCGGCGCAAGGTGAGCGGGGCCTACCCCAACTTCGCGCAGATCGCGGGCCATGCGCTGTCGAACATCTTCCTCGACGCACTCGCGGTGGATGTGGAGCGCCTGCAACGCATCAACAACACGCTCTCGCTGCTGCCGCCCGAGGCGCTGGCCGGCACCAGCCTGCGGCCGATCGAGGTGCTGGTGATCGCGCCCTCGCAGCGCCTCGACGACCTGGCGGCCAAGCATGTGAGTGCGTTGCCCACCTCGATCCGCGCGCTGCTGCGCGGCATCGGCGTGAGCGGCAAAGGCTCCGACACGCGTGGTGCAGCATTGGCGAGCTATCTCCTCTTCGAGCAGGCGTACACGCGTGAGCTGGTGGCGCTGGGCTGGGCCGACACCATGGCGCGGCGCGACGAGGTGACTGGCTTCTTCGGCTGGGAGCGCCGCCGCGAGCGGCGCGGGCCGGTGCCCGACACCGACTTCCAGACGACCGAGCTGGAGTGA
- a CDS encoding DUF655 domain-containing protein, protein MFKKLICTLAMLFAAATAFAAVDVNKADQAALESVKGIGTKVSVRILDERKKGQFKDWADLMARVKGIKSGAATRLSKEGLTVNGAAYAAAATDAKSPAKSSK, encoded by the coding sequence ATGTTCAAGAAGCTGATCTGCACCCTCGCCATGCTGTTCGCCGCGGCCACCGCCTTCGCTGCGGTCGACGTCAACAAGGCCGACCAGGCCGCGCTCGAATCCGTCAAGGGCATCGGCACCAAGGTGTCGGTGCGCATCCTCGACGAACGCAAGAAGGGCCAATTCAAGGACTGGGCCGACCTGATGGCGCGTGTGAAGGGCATCAAGAGCGGCGCCGCCACCCGCCTGTCGAAGGAGGGCCTGACGGTCAACGGTGCGGCCTATGCCGCTGCCGCCACCGACGCCAAGAGCCCGGCGAAGAGCAGCAAGTAA